One window from the genome of Glycine soja cultivar W05 chromosome 12, ASM419377v2, whole genome shotgun sequence encodes:
- the LOC114378374 gene encoding peptidyl-tRNA hydrolase 2, mitochondrial-like — translation MELSWLSAILVGAGYLALGYFIGSQYPPRFLFSHKLSTKQKDASLLNDSDNKKRNTMSKLEDPLEIEQLAEILDDFKMILVVRNDLKMGKGKIAAQCSHATLGLYKKILRRAPKALNRWEMSAQPKVVVKIECEEDMLALQERAKSLKLPTHITIDAGRTQIAPNSRTVMAILGPVEVVDEVTGGLKLL, via the exons ATGGAACTGTCATGGTTGAGTGCCATTCTGGTGGGGGCTGGTTATCTCGCTTTGGGCTACTTCATTGGTTCTCAGTATCCCCCTCGTTTCCTCTTCTCACATAAATTATCGACTAAACAAAAAGATGCTTCACTTCTCAATGACAGCGACAATAAGAAGAGGAATACTATGTCCAAACTCGAAGACCCCCTTGAGATTGAACAACTCGCTGAAATTCTCGATGATTTTAAGATG ATACTTGTTGTCAGGAATGATCTTAAAATGGGTAAAGGGAAGATTGCTGCTCAATGCAG TCATGCAACGTTAGGTCTCTATAAAAAGATCCTTCGTCGAGCACCAAAGGCTTTGAATAG GTGGGAGATGTCTGCACAGCCTAAGGTGGTTgtcaaaattgaatgtgaagAAGACATGCTGGCTTTGCAA GAAAGAGCTAAATCTCTGAAGTTACCTACCCATATCACAATTGATGCTGGGAGAACACAGATTGCACCAA ATTCCAGAACAGTGATGGCAATTCTTG GACCTGTTGAAGTGGTAGATGAGGTAACAGGTGGACTGAAACTACTATAG
- the LOC114378529 gene encoding putative pentatricopeptide repeat-containing protein At5g59900, producing MKLRLVCTAVPAAAATTTTAPSLHRHFSASKPDEENDCRFVSLLCDIVRGKQSWKVAFNDASISSTLRPHHVEQVLMNTLDDAKLALRFFNFLGLHKNMNHSTTSYAIMVHALVHSRLFWPANSLLHTLLLRESHPKCVFSHFLDSYKRCKFSSTLGFNLLVQNYVLSSRIFDAVVIVKLMFANNLLPEVRTLSALLNGLLKVRKFITVWELFDESVNAGVRPDPYTCSAVVRSMCELKDFLRAKEKIRWMEANGFDLSIVTYNVLIHGLCKGDRVSEAVEVKRSLGGKGLAADVVTYCTLVLGFCRLQQFEAGIQLMDEMVELGFSPTEAAVSGLVDGLRKQGKIDDAYELVVKVGRFGFVPNLFVYNALINSLCKGGDLDKAELLYSNMSLMNLRPNGITYSILIDSFCRSGRLDVAISYFDRMIQDGIGETVYAYNSLINGQCKFGDLSAAESLFIEMTNKGVEPTATTFTSLISGYCKDLQVQKAFKLYNKMIDNGITPNVYTFTALISGLCSTNKMAEASELFDELVERKIKPTEVTYNVLIEGYCRDGKIDKAFELLEDMHQKGLVPDTYTYRPLISGLCSTGRVSKAKDFIDDLHKQNVKLNEMCYSALLHGYCQEGRLMEALSASCEMIQRGINMDLVCHAVLIDGALKQPDRKTFFDLLKDMHDQGLRPDNVIYTSMIDTYSKEGSFKKAFECWDLMVTEECFPNVVTYTALMNGLCKAGEMDRAGLLFKRMQAANVPPNSITYGCFLDNLTKEGNMKEAIGLHHAMLKGLLANTVTYNIIIRGFCKLGRFHEATKVLSEMTENGIFPDCVTYSTLIYEYCRSGNVGASVKLWDTMLNRGLEPDLVAYNLLIYGCCVNGELDKAFELRDDMLRRGVKPRQNLHAFLKGKYKSTI from the coding sequence ATGAAGCTCCGACTCGTTTGCACGGCGGTTCCCGCCGCAGCCGCCACTACCACCACCGCTCCTTCTCTTCACAGACACTTCTCCGCATCCAAACCGGACGAAGAAAACGACTGTCGTTTTGTGTCACTCCTCTGCGACATCGTCCGAGGAAAGCAGAGTTGGAAGGTGGCTTTCAACGACGCTTCAATTTCATCCACATTAAGACCCCATCACGTGGAGCAAGTGTTGATGAACACCCTCGATGATGCCAAGTTAGCTTTGAGGTTCTTCAACTTTCTAGGTCTGCACAAAAACATGAACCACTCCACAACCTCCTACGCCATTATGGTCCACGCGCTCGTTCACTCCAGGCTCTTCTGGCCCGCGAATTCCCTCTTGCATACCCTTCTCCTTCGTGAGTCCCACCCAAAATGCGTTTTTTCTCACTTTCTAGACTCTTACAAGCGATGTAAGTTTTCGTCCACTTTGGGTTTCAATTTGTTGGTTCAGAATTACGTGTTGAGTTCAAGAATTTTCGATGCCGTCGTCATTGTGAAACTCATGTTTGCCAACAATTTGTTGCCTGAAGTTAGAACATTGAGTGCCTTATTGAACGGGCTTTTGAAAGTTAGAAAATTTATCACTGTTTGGGAATTATTTGATGAGTCTGTGAACGCGGGTGTTCGTCCTGATCCTTATACTTGCTCCGCTGTGGTTCGGAGCATGTGTGAATTGAAAGATTTTCTTAGAGCGAAAGAGAAGATTCGGTGGATGGAAGCTAATGGGTTTGATCTTAGTATTGTGACTTATAATGTCTTGATTCATGGGCTGTGCAAGGGTGATCGAGTTTCAGAAGCTGTTGAGGTTAAAAGATCTTTGGGGGGAAAGGGTTTGGCAGCTGATGTGGTTACATACTGTACATTGGTACTTGGTTTTTGTAGGTTGCAACAATTTGAGGCTGGAATTCAGCTTATGGATGAAATGGTTGAATTAGGGTTTTCTCCAACCGAGGCTGCTGTGTCGGGGTTAGTAGATGGATTGAGAAAGCAGGGAAAGATTGACGATGCTTATGAGTTGGTAGTTAAGGTGGGGAGATTTGGTTTTGTGCCGAATTTGTTTGTCTATAATGCATTGATCAACTCTTTGTGCAAAGGTGGAGATTTGGATAAGGCGGAGCTGCTTTATAGTAATATGAGTTTGATGAACTTGCGTCCTAATGGCATTACTTATTCTATTCTGATTGATTCCTTCTGCAGAAGCGGAAGGTTGGATGTTGCAATATCTTATTTTGATAGAATGATACAAGATGGCATAGGAGAAACTGTATACGCCTATAACTCTTTGATAAATGGTCAATGCAAGTTTGGGGATTTGAGTGCAGCTGAGTCTCTGTTTATTGAGATGACCAATAAAGGGGTGGAGCCAACTGCTACAACCTTCACATCATTGATTAGTGGGTATTGCAAAGACCTACAAGTGCAAAAAGCATTTAAGCTATATAACAAGATGATTGATAATGGAATTACTCCAAATGTTTATACTTTTACTGCTCTTATTTCTGGGCTTTGCAGCACAAATAAGATGGCTGAAGCATCCGAACTTTTTGATGAATTGGTTGAAAGGAAAATCAAGCCAACAGAGGTGACATATAATGTATTGATTGAAGGGTATTGTAGGGATGGCAAAATTGATAAAGCCTTTGAATTGCTTGAAGACATGCATCAAAAGGGCCTTGTTCCTGACACATATACCTACAGACCTCTTATCAGTGGCCTTTGTTCTACTGGTAGGGTTTCTAAAGCCAAAGATTTTATTGATGATCTCCACAAGCAGAACGTAAAGCTAAATGAGATGTGCTATAGTGCACTTCTACATGGTTATTGCCAGGAAGGAAGATTGATGGAGGCACTGAGTGCTTCTTGTGAAATGATTCAAAGAGGAATCAACATGGATCTGGTTTGCCATGCTGTTCTTATTGATGGGGCTCTAAAGCAGCCAGACAGGAAAACTTTTTTTGATCTCTTAAAAGATATGCATGATCAGGGATTGAGACCTGATAACGTAATATATACAAGTATGATTGACACATACAGCAAAGAAGGATCTTTTAAAAAAGCTTTTGAGTGCTGGGATTTGATGGTTACTGAGGAATGCTTTCCCAATGTTGTGACCTACACTGCTTTGATGAATGGTTTATGCAAAGCAGGTGAAATGGACAGAGCAGGTCTTCTTTTTAAAAGAATGCAGGCTGCAAATGTCCCTCCCAATTCTATCACATATGGCTGTTTTCTTGACAATCTTACAAAGGAGGGAAATATGAAGGAAGCTATAGGGCTTCACCATGCAATGCTTAAAGGGCTTTTAGCAAACACTGTAACATATAACATTATTATCCGTGGCTTCTGCAAACTGGGTAGATTTCATGAAGCCACCAAAGTTCTTTCTGAAATGACTGAAAATGGTATTTTCCCTGACTGTGTTACCTATTCAACTTTAATTTATGAGTATTGCAGAAGTGGCAATGTAGGAGCATCTGTTAAATTATGGGATACCATGTTAAACAGAGGTCTCGAGCCAGATTTGGTTGCATATAACTTGCTAATATATGGCTGTTGTGTTAATGGAGAGCTCGACAAGGCATTTGAATTGCGTGATGATATGTTGAGGAGAGGGGTGAAGCCAAGACAAAATTTACATGCATTTCTGAAGGGTAAATATAAGAGCACCATTTAA
- the LOC114380405 gene encoding ribosomal RNA small subunit methyltransferase NEP1-like isoform X2 — MTRPYGVKGGRKRKHAEPKYDEEDQETQPKKAVVEVEHNKEEEQQQQTPEGDELSGIPITPSENNTNKPNVIFILEKASLEVAKVGKTYQLLNSDDHANFLRKNNKNPGDYRPDITHQSLLSILDSPLNKAGRLRSVYIRTEKGVLIEVKPFVRIPRTFKRFAGVMLELLQKLSISAVGKREKLLRTIKNPVTQYLPINSRKIGLSYSSEKLVDMDDYVSTVPSNMDLVFVVGAMAHGKIETDYTEDYVASVY, encoded by the exons ATGACGCGACCTTACGGTGTGAAGGGGGGCCGGAAGCGAAAGCACGCCGAACCCAAATACGACGAAGAAGACCAAGAAACGCAACCAAAAAAAGCTGTGGTGGAGGTGGAGcacaacaaagaagaagaacaacagCAACAAACACCAGAGGGGGATGAATTGAGCGGTATCCCAATTACGCCCAGTGAGAACAACACCAACAAACCCAACGTCATCTTCATTCTAGAAAAAGCTTCTTTGGAAGTCGCCAAAGTCGGCAAG ACATATCAGCTCTTAAACTCCGACGACCATGCCAATTTCCTCCGCAAAAATAACAAGAATCCCGGAGATTACAGGCCTGACATTACTCATCAG tcCCTTTTATCTATTTTGGATAGCCCACTAAATAAAGCTGGGAGATTGCGGTCGGTATACATAAGGACTGAAAAAGGTGTTCTTATAGAGGTTAAGCCCTTTGTTCGTATTCCAAGAACATTCAAACGCTTTGCTGGTGTCATGT TGGAATTGCTTCAAAAATTGAGCATATCTGCTGTTGGCAAGCGCGAGAAACTTCTCCGAACCATCAAAAACCCTGTCACGCAGTATTTGCCTATCAACTCACGAAAAATAG GTCTATCGTATAGTTCAGAAAAGCTTGTAGATATGGATGACTATGTATCAACTGTTCCCAGCAATATGGACCTTGTCTTTGTG GTAGGAGCAATGGCCCATGGGAAGATTGAGACAGATTATACAGAAGATTATGTAGCAA GTGTGTATTAG
- the LOC114380405 gene encoding ribosomal RNA small subunit methyltransferase NEP1-like isoform X1 — protein MTRPYGVKGGRKRKHAEPKYDEEDQETQPKKAVVEVEHNKEEEQQQQTPEGDELSGIPITPSENNTNKPNVIFILEKASLEVAKVGKTYQLLNSDDHANFLRKNNKNPGDYRPDITHQSLLSILDSPLNKAGRLRSVYIRTEKGVLIEVKPFVRIPRTFKRFAGVMLELLQKLSISAVGKREKLLRTIKNPVTQYLPINSRKIGLSYSSEKLVDMDDYVSTVPSNMDLVFVVGAMAHGKIETDYTEDYVAISGYPLSAAYCITRITGALERKWKIL, from the exons ATGACGCGACCTTACGGTGTGAAGGGGGGCCGGAAGCGAAAGCACGCCGAACCCAAATACGACGAAGAAGACCAAGAAACGCAACCAAAAAAAGCTGTGGTGGAGGTGGAGcacaacaaagaagaagaacaacagCAACAAACACCAGAGGGGGATGAATTGAGCGGTATCCCAATTACGCCCAGTGAGAACAACACCAACAAACCCAACGTCATCTTCATTCTAGAAAAAGCTTCTTTGGAAGTCGCCAAAGTCGGCAAG ACATATCAGCTCTTAAACTCCGACGACCATGCCAATTTCCTCCGCAAAAATAACAAGAATCCCGGAGATTACAGGCCTGACATTACTCATCAG tcCCTTTTATCTATTTTGGATAGCCCACTAAATAAAGCTGGGAGATTGCGGTCGGTATACATAAGGACTGAAAAAGGTGTTCTTATAGAGGTTAAGCCCTTTGTTCGTATTCCAAGAACATTCAAACGCTTTGCTGGTGTCATGT TGGAATTGCTTCAAAAATTGAGCATATCTGCTGTTGGCAAGCGCGAGAAACTTCTCCGAACCATCAAAAACCCTGTCACGCAGTATTTGCCTATCAACTCACGAAAAATAG GTCTATCGTATAGTTCAGAAAAGCTTGTAGATATGGATGACTATGTATCAACTGTTCCCAGCAATATGGACCTTGTCTTTGTG GTAGGAGCAATGGCCCATGGGAAGATTGAGACAGATTATACAGAAGATTATGTAGCAA TTTCGGGGTACCCTCTAAGTGCTGCTTATTGTATTACAAGGATTACTGGTGCCCTTGAGAGAAAGTGGAAGATTTTGTGA